The following coding sequences lie in one Populus trichocarpa isolate Nisqually-1 chromosome 14, P.trichocarpa_v4.1, whole genome shotgun sequence genomic window:
- the LOC7464895 gene encoding F-box protein PP2-A13 — protein MGANLSCATLCDTNGEGPSSKPRLGDIPESCLALVLMHLDPPDICKLARLNRAFHGASSADFIWESKLPSNYKFICEKVLDEKTVVGLEKKDVYARMCRPNPFDGGTKEVWLDKKTGGACFSISSKGLAITGIDDRRYWNHISTEESRFHTVAYLQQIWWFEIDGEFEFEFPKGMYSLFFRLQLGRSSKRMGRRVCNSEHIHGWDIKPVRFQLTTSDGQRAASKCFLDNPGNWVYYHVGDFVVDRPSELMKIKFSMTQIDCTHTKGGLCVDAAFVYPSSIGSEICKMNKLAGQH, from the exons atggGTGCTAATTTATCTTGCGCTACTTTGTGTGATACAAATGGAGAGGGTCCTTCTTCGAAGCCAAGGCTTGGTGACATACCAGAGAGTTGCTTAGCATTAGTTCTAATGCACTTGGACCCACCTGATATCTGCAAATTGGCTCGCCTGAATCGGGCTTTTCATGGTGCTTCTTCAGCTGATTTTATATGGGAATCAAAGTTGCCTTCAAATTATAAGTTTATATGTGAGAAAGTGTTAGATGAGAAGACTGTAGTGGGTTTGGAAAAGAAAGATGTTTATGCCAGGATGTGCAGGCCTAATCCTTTTGATGGTGGCACAAAG GAGGTATGGCTGGATAAGAAAACTGGTGGGGcttgcttttcaatttcttcaaaggGGTTGGCTATTACTGGGATTGATGACAGGAGATACTGGAATCACATTTCTACTGAAGAATCaag ATTCCACACAGTTGCATATCTTCAACAGATTTGGTGGTTTGAAATAGATGGAGAGTTCGAGTTTGAATTTCCGAAAGGGATGTATAGCCTATTCTTCAGACTCCAGCTTGGCAGGTCCTCAAAGAGAATGGGTCGTAGAGTTTGTAACTCTGAGCACATCCACGGCTGGGATATAAAACCTGTAAGATTCCAGCTAACAACTTCTGATGGTCAACGTGCAGCATCCAAATGCTTTTTGGACAACCCCGGGAATTGGGTTTACTACCATGTTGGGGATTTTGTTGTCGATCGTCCAAGCGAattaatgaagatcaaattttcaATGACTCAGATTGATTGCACTCACACCAAAGGAGGTCTGTGTGTTGACGCCGCC